A stretch of Channa argus isolate prfri chromosome 16, Channa argus male v1.0, whole genome shotgun sequence DNA encodes these proteins:
- the fosl2 gene encoding fos-related antigen 2 codes for MYQEYNGNYDTSSRGSSTSPAQPESFTSGSSTIGSPISTSSYQKYRVDMPGSNSAFIPTINAITTSQDLQWMVQPTVITSMSNPYSRSHPYGHHLSNGPGLLGHNPLARPGVIRSIGDARGRRKRDEQLTPEEEEKRRVRRERNKLAAAKCRNRRRELTEMLQGETEKLEDEKADLQKEIESLQKEKDKLEFMLIAHNPVCKLPMEERHQPSVHHQQQQQQQCTPIPLTMRSTMGTRAHINQVVVKQEPEDDEENMNKSQRSVIKPICLGGGGVSGGMYCTDGDSLNTPVVAVSTPAATPNNPSLIFTYPNMLEPESPSPSSESCSKAHRRSSSSGDQSSDSLNSPTLLAL; via the exons ATGTACCAGGAATACAACGGGAACTACGACACGTCGTCCCGCGGCAGCAGCACCTCTCCGGCCCAGCCAGAGTCCTTCACAAGCGGCAGCAGCACGATCGGAAGTCCGATCTCTACCTCAAGTTACCAG AAGTATAGGGTCGACATGCCCGGCTCCAACAGTGCCTTCATCCCAACCATTAATGCAATCACGACCAGCCAAGACCTACAGTGGATGGTGCAGCCCACGGTCATCACATCCATGTCCAACCCTTACTCCCGCTCCCACCCGTACGGCCATCACCTGAGCAACGGGCCGGGGCTGCTGGGCCATAACCCTCTGGCTCGGCCTGGGGTCATCCGCTCCATCGGCGATGCCAGGGGCCGACGCAAGAGAGACGAGCAG CTCAccccagaggaggaggaaaaacgGAGGGTGAGGCGTGAGAGGAATAAGTTAGCCGCAGCCAAGTGCCGCAACCGCAGGCGAGAGCTCACCGAGATGCTGCAAGGG GAGACTGAGAAGCTGGAGGACGAGAAAGCAGACCTCCAAAAGGAGATTGAGAGCctgcagaaggagaaagacaagctGGAGTTCATGCTGATTGCCCACAATCCCGTGTGCAAGCTGCCCATGGAGGAGCGCCACCAGCCATCAGtgcaccaccagcagcagcagcagcagcagtgcacCCCGATCCCACTGACCATGCGCAGCACCATGGGCACCCGGGCTCACATAAACCAGGTGGTTGTgaagcaagagccggaggacgATGAGGAGAACATGAACAAGTCTCAGCGCTCCGTCATCAAACCCATCTGCCTGGGCGGTGGCGGTGTCAGTGGAGGGATGTACTGCACAGATGGAGACAGCCTGAACACGCCAGTGGTGGCCGTGTCCACCCCAGCCGCTACACCCAACAACCCCAGCCTCATATTCACCTACCCAAACATGCTGGAGCCTGAGAGCCCCTCGCCCTCCTCCGAGTCCTGCTCCAAGGCCCACCggcgcagcagcagcagcggcgaCCAGTCGTCAGACTCCCTCAACTCGCCCACCCTCTTGGCCCTCTGA